From the genome of Paracoccus seriniphilus, one region includes:
- a CDS encoding microcin C ABC transporter permease YejB, with protein sequence MGAYILRRLLLIIPTLVGIMLVNFTLTQFVPGGPIEQIAAQIQGEGDAFSNITGGAAEAGGGAINDQYQGARGLPPEFIAQLEKEFGFDKPPVERFFSMLFNYLRFDFGSSWFRSVSVVDLVIEKMPVSITLGLWSTLLAYIISIPLGIRKAVRDGSRFDTWTSAVIIMGYAIPAFLFAVLLMVLFAGGSYWKIFPLRGLTSDNFADLGTLGKIKDYAWHVTLPVLASTISSFATLTLLTKNSFLDEINKQYVMTARAKGLTERRVLYGHVFRNAMLIVIAGFPAMFLGVFFGASILIETIFSLDGLGRLGFEAAVQRDYPVIFGTLYVFGLMSLIVGILSDLMYVFVDPRIDFESRGG encoded by the coding sequence ATGGGCGCCTATATCTTGCGGCGTTTGCTGCTGATCATCCCGACGCTGGTCGGCATCATGCTGGTCAATTTCACGCTGACGCAATTCGTTCCGGGCGGGCCGATCGAACAGATCGCCGCGCAGATCCAGGGCGAGGGGGATGCGTTCAGCAATATTACCGGCGGCGCCGCCGAGGCTGGCGGCGGGGCAATCAACGATCAATATCAGGGCGCGCGGGGTTTGCCGCCCGAGTTCATTGCCCAGTTGGAAAAGGAATTCGGCTTTGACAAGCCGCCGGTCGAACGGTTCTTTTCCATGCTGTTCAACTATCTGCGCTTTGATTTCGGCAGCAGCTGGTTCCGATCGGTCAGTGTCGTGGATCTGGTCATCGAAAAGATGCCGGTCTCGATCACACTGGGGCTGTGGTCGACGCTGCTGGCCTATATCATCTCGATCCCGCTTGGCATTCGCAAGGCGGTTCGGGACGGGTCGCGCTTTGACACCTGGACCTCGGCCGTGATCATCATGGGCTATGCGATTCCGGCCTTTCTGTTTGCCGTGCTGCTGATGGTGCTGTTCGCGGGGGGCAGTTATTGGAAAATATTTCCGCTGCGGGGCCTGACCAGCGACAATTTCGCCGATCTCGGCACATTGGGGAAGATCAAGGATTACGCCTGGCATGTCACCCTGCCGGTGCTGGCCTCGACGATTTCCAGCTTTGCCACGCTGACCCTGCTGACCAAGAACAGCTTTCTGGATGAGATCAACAAACAATATGTCATGACGGCCCGCGCCAAGGGGCTGACCGAACGCCGCGTGCTGTATGGTCATGTGTTCCGCAATGCCATGCTGATCGTCATTGCCGGTTTTCCGGCGATGTTCCTGGGCGTGTTCTTTGGCGCCTCGATCCTGATCGAGACGATCTTCTCGCTGGACGGGCTGGGGCGTCTGGGCTTCGAGGCGGCAGTGCAGCGCGATTATCCGGTGATCTTCGGCACGCTTTATGTCTTTGGCCTGATGAGCCTGATCGTCGGGATTCTGTCCGATCTGATGTATGTCTTCGTCGATCCCCGTATCGACTTTGAATCGAGGGGCGGCTGA
- a CDS encoding extracellular solute-binding protein, protein MRPFALIALLATIAGGPALAQEDRIIAHGIGVFDELKLPPDFDHLPYVNPDAPKGGELSEAIPNSTGFDNYNPFTFRGRAAVLSSIMLESILTGTADEVGAAYCLLCESIEYPRNRDWVIFHLRPEARFSDGTPLTANDVLFSYETLRDKGLSSFRLVIGQQVSKAEVIDDHTIKFTFTPDYPRRDVIQSVGSLPIFSRKDFVENDRDLEATMETPMIGSGPYMFDSAEINRKVIYRRNPDYWGKDLPINRGRHNFDRIRFEYFSDYDAAFEAFKAGEYAFRREVSSIIWATRYNFPALEKGWVVKETLPDGQIASGQAWVLNLRRPDWQDIRVRQAIGLMFNFEWSNDALFYGLYDRVDSFWDNSDLEASGPPDEGELELLEPLAKDLPEGILTQDAVTAPVSGPRQLDRKNLRKASKLLDEAGWTVADDGKRRNAQGRQLSIEILNDSQTFDRVINPFVQNLQALGVDARNVRVDNAEYENRKRSHDFDLISDHLGQDEIPGSGLQQYFGSANVGDVFNPMGLANPAIDALITQVEEAETKDELTTRVHALDRALRSLRFWIPQWYNANHLVAYYDQYGRPETLPPYALGEMDFWWYDADKAKALRDAGALR, encoded by the coding sequence ATGCGCCCTTTCGCCCTGATCGCCCTTCTTGCCACCATTGCCGGCGGGCCCGCGCTGGCCCAGGAGGACAGGATCATCGCGCATGGCATTGGTGTCTTCGATGAGCTGAAGCTGCCGCCGGATTTCGACCATCTGCCCTATGTCAATCCGGACGCCCCCAAGGGCGGAGAGCTTTCCGAAGCCATCCCCAATTCCACGGGCTTCGACAATTACAATCCCTTCACCTTTCGCGGCCGCGCTGCCGTCCTGTCCTCGATCATGCTGGAATCGATCCTGACTGGCACGGCGGATGAGGTTGGCGCCGCCTATTGCCTGCTGTGCGAGTCGATCGAATATCCCAGGAACCGGGACTGGGTGATCTTTCATTTGCGGCCCGAGGCAAGATTCAGCGATGGCACGCCGTTGACCGCGAACGACGTGCTGTTCAGCTATGAGACCCTGCGCGACAAGGGGCTGTCCTCGTTTCGTCTGGTGATCGGCCAGCAGGTTTCCAAGGCCGAGGTGATCGACGATCACACCATCAAGTTCACCTTCACGCCCGATTATCCGCGCCGTGATGTGATCCAGTCGGTCGGTTCCCTGCCGATCTTCTCGCGCAAGGATTTTGTCGAGAATGACCGTGATCTGGAAGCGACCATGGAGACTCCGATGATCGGTTCGGGTCCCTATATGTTCGACAGCGCCGAGATCAACCGCAAGGTCATCTATCGCCGCAATCCCGACTATTGGGGCAAGGATTTGCCGATCAATCGCGGGCGGCATAATTTCGACAGGATTCGTTTCGAATATTTCTCGGATTACGATGCCGCATTCGAGGCCTTCAAGGCCGGCGAATATGCCTTTCGGCGCGAGGTCAGCAGCATAATCTGGGCGACGCGCTACAATTTTCCGGCGCTGGAAAAGGGCTGGGTCGTCAAGGAAACCCTGCCGGACGGGCAGATTGCCTCGGGTCAGGCCTGGGTGCTGAACCTGCGCCGCCCCGACTGGCAGGATATTCGTGTCCGCCAGGCCATCGGGCTGATGTTCAACTTTGAATGGTCCAATGACGCGCTGTTCTATGGCCTGTATGATCGTGTCGACAGTTTCTGGGACAACAGTGATCTCGAGGCCAGCGGTCCGCCCGACGAAGGCGAGCTGGAGCTTCTGGAACCCCTGGCGAAGGATCTGCCCGAGGGAATCCTGACACAGGATGCGGTCACCGCACCGGTCAGCGGGCCACGTCAGCTTGATCGCAAGAACCTGCGCAAGGCCTCGAAACTGCTGGACGAGGCGGGCTGGACCGTGGCCGACGACGGCAAGAGGCGAAATGCGCAGGGCCGTCAGCTGAGCATCGAAATCTTGAATGACAGCCAGACTTTCGATCGGGTTATCAATCCCTTCGTGCAAAATCTTCAGGCTTTGGGTGTGGATGCGCGCAATGTCCGCGTGGACAATGCCGAATATGAAAACCGCAAGCGCAGTCATGATTTCGACCTGATTTCCGACCATCTGGGACAGGATGAAATCCCCGGTTCGGGGCTTCAGCAGTATTTCGGCTCGGCCAATGTCGGGGATGTGTTCAACCCGATGGGTCTGGCCAATCCTGCCATCGACGCGCTGATCACCCAGGTCGAGGAAGCCGAGACGAAGGACGAGCTGACCACACGGGTCCATGCGCTGGATCGGGCGCTGCGCAGCCTGCGTTTCTGGATTCCGCAATGGTACAACGCCAATCACCTGGTCGCCTATTACGATCAATATGGCCGCCCCGAGACCCTGCCGCCCTATGCCCTGGGGGAAATGGATTTCTGGTGGTATGACGCGGACAAGGCCAAGGCATTGCGGGATGCGGGTGCGCTGCGCTAG
- a CDS encoding c-type cytochrome: MFNTMTVTKAAGALIGALLFLLLANWAASGLYSVGAAHHGGEGEEHAQAYTIPVEESSGGAEKEEVQIDFAALMAEADPAKGEKAFGKCKACHKLDGNDGVGPHLNGVVGRNVASVDGFSYSDAMHAHADEAPQWTPEALQEFLTNPKGVVKGTKMSFAGLKKPEDRANLIAFLETQQ; encoded by the coding sequence ATGTTCAACACCATGACCGTGACCAAGGCCGCAGGTGCGCTGATTGGCGCGCTGCTGTTTCTCTTGCTGGCCAATTGGGCGGCCAGCGGTCTGTATTCCGTCGGCGCGGCCCATCACGGCGGCGAAGGCGAAGAACATGCCCAAGCCTATACGATTCCTGTCGAGGAAAGCAGCGGCGGTGCCGAGAAGGAAGAAGTGCAGATCGATTTTGCTGCGCTGATGGCGGAAGCCGATCCCGCCAAGGGCGAAAAGGCCTTTGGCAAATGCAAGGCCTGCCACAAGCTGGACGGCAACGATGGCGTCGGCCCGCATCTGAACGGTGTCGTGGGCCGCAACGTCGCCTCGGTTGACGGGTTCTCCTATTCCGATGCCATGCATGCACATGCAGATGAGGCGCCCCAGTGGACGCCCGAGGCGCTGCAAGAGTTCCTGACCAACCCCAAAGGCGTCGTGAAAGGCACCAAGATGTCCTTTGCCGGTTTGAAAAAACCCGAAGATCGCGCAAACCTGATCGCCTTTCTTGAAACGCAGCAGTAA
- a CDS encoding prephenate dehydratase gives MSHNRIAFQGEPGAYSHEACRNARPDMEPLPCRTFEDVIESVRSGAADIAMLPVENSTYGRVADIHHLLPESGLHIVDEAFVRVHISLLAVPGTPLSEIREAMSHTVLLGQCRGFLRDNNIRAITGADTAGSAKEVAARGDRSLAALAAPLAAEIYGLERLADEIEDRQNNTTRFLLMAREPDRSRRADRMLTSFVFRVRNIPAALYKAMGGFATNGVNMTKLESYMVDGVFTATQFYADIEGHPEDANVKLALDELSYFTSRLDILGVYPADPLRARQKGTDNQ, from the coding sequence ATGTCACACAACAGGATCGCATTTCAGGGCGAGCCGGGCGCCTATAGCCATGAAGCCTGCCGCAACGCCCGCCCCGACATGGAGCCCTTGCCCTGCCGGACCTTCGAGGACGTGATCGAATCCGTGCGCAGCGGCGCGGCCGATATCGCCATGCTGCCGGTCGAGAACTCGACCTATGGCCGGGTCGCCGACATCCATCACCTGCTGCCCGAATCGGGTTTGCATATCGTGGACGAGGCCTTCGTGCGCGTGCATATCAGCCTTCTGGCCGTGCCGGGAACGCCCCTGTCCGAGATCCGCGAGGCCATGAGCCATACTGTCCTGCTGGGCCAGTGCCGCGGCTTCCTGCGTGACAACAACATCCGTGCGATCACCGGGGCGGATACGGCTGGCTCGGCCAAGGAAGTCGCCGCCCGCGGCGATAGGTCGCTGGCGGCGCTGGCCGCGCCCCTTGCGGCCGAGATCTATGGGTTGGAACGCCTGGCCGATGAAATCGAGGATCGCCAGAACAATACGACCCGATTTCTGCTGATGGCGCGGGAACCCGACCGCAGCCGTCGCGCCGACCGGATGCTGACCAGTTTCGTCTTCCGCGTGCGCAATATTCCGGCCGCGCTCTACAAGGCAATGGGCGGCTTCGCGACCAATGGTGTGAACATGACCAAGCTGGAAAGCTACATGGTCGATGGGGTCTTCACCGCCACGCAGTTCTATGCCGACATCGAGGGCCACCCCGAGGATGCCAATGTCAAACTGGCACTGGACGAGTTGAGCTATTTTACATCCAGACTGGATATTCTGGGGGTCTATCCGGCCGATCCGCTGCGGGCCCGGCAGAAGGGCACCGACAACCAATAA
- a CDS encoding SRPBCC family protein, translating into MKFSARFDIDSQADALFDSIADFSRFERMMMGRGATVTRIDPAQQQGIGMGWLIGFLWRGRSRDLRLEVTRFDRPERLSLAGHSDSLDIRIDATVIALSKSRSRLIFECEIRPRNMKARLMLQTAKLGKSQLDRKFERRVAEFLQEIQAAH; encoded by the coding sequence ATGAAGTTTTCAGCGCGTTTCGATATCGACAGCCAGGCCGACGCCTTGTTCGATTCGATCGCCGATTTTTCCCGGTTTGAGCGGATGATGATGGGGCGCGGTGCTACCGTGACGCGAATTGATCCGGCCCAGCAGCAGGGCATCGGGATGGGCTGGCTGATCGGTTTCCTCTGGCGGGGACGTTCCCGTGATCTGCGCCTTGAAGTCACGCGCTTTGACAGGCCGGAAAGACTGTCGCTGGCCGGTCACTCGGATTCGCTGGATATCCGGATCGACGCGACGGTCATCGCCCTCAGCAAATCGCGGTCGCGCCTGATCTTTGAATGCGAGATTCGTCCGCGCAACATGAAGGCGCGGTTGATGTTGCAGACGGCCAAGCTGGGCAAGTCCCAGCTGGACCGCAAGTTCGAGCGCCGCGTGGCAGAATTCCTGCAGGAAATTCAGGCTGCCCACTAG
- a CDS encoding bifunctional 2',3'-cyclic-nucleotide 2'-phosphodiesterase/3'-nucleotidase, whose product MPDGCGDIDRGKSDSALATSWLDLRILATSDLHMQVLPYDYYADKPGGQPGMARISSLIDIRRKEARNCLLFDNGDIFQGTPMGDFLARSPAGTSHPAIEAMNILGYDAAALGNHDFNYGLRYLRALSSKARFPFLAANLHVRNGPGFKPYTILRRNLIDRSGIEHQLSIGVIGLLPPQTAAWDTQLAGQVECLDILETAHRILPRIKAEGADIIIALAHSGIGSITSGPGSENAAAALAAVPQIDVVIAGHAHQVFPGPDIAARLGIDPVLGALSGKPAVMPGVGGSHLGRIDLRLCRKEGQGWQVSGFLTRAEAVPQDMPVDRRIMAAASAAHHATRRRLGGRVGHSSSAIFSHGALLGADPGLRLINMAQMWYVRQRLSRGRNRDIPVLSAAAPYRAGGRGGPNFYTDIPAGPLRLRNLSDLYCFPNRICALKITGAQLADWLERTASLFRRVNPGQKDVPLVDPDFPAYNFDLISGISWQVDLSRPARFHADGRLADPAAFRVTGLRHRGRAVDPDEAFILATNSFRLSACGLFEDITRQCELLYEGQAHTTDILRNYVRQRRHVAMQDRGNWQFVRMPGTTALFRTGPGVLKHLHALIRHHGRAIEALGRAEDGFLRLRLHL is encoded by the coding sequence ATGCCCGACGGGTGTGGCGATATTGACCGCGGCAAATCCGATTCCGCCTTGGCGACGAGCTGGCTTGATTTGCGCATTCTGGCGACCTCTGACCTGCATATGCAGGTGCTGCCCTATGATTATTATGCCGACAAGCCGGGCGGGCAACCGGGAATGGCCCGGATATCCTCACTGATCGACATACGCCGGAAAGAGGCACGCAACTGCCTGCTGTTTGACAATGGTGATATCTTTCAGGGCACGCCAATGGGCGATTTTCTGGCACGCAGCCCTGCGGGCACAAGCCATCCGGCAATCGAGGCGATGAATATCCTTGGATATGACGCGGCGGCGCTGGGGAATCACGATTTCAACTATGGATTGCGTTATTTGCGTGCGCTTTCCAGCAAGGCGCGCTTCCCGTTTCTTGCTGCCAATCTGCATGTCCGAAACGGGCCGGGCTTCAAACCCTACACGATCCTGCGGCGCAACCTGATTGACAGAAGCGGCATCGAACATCAGCTTTCGATCGGCGTCATCGGCTTGCTGCCCCCACAAACTGCGGCATGGGACACACAGCTCGCCGGTCAGGTCGAATGCCTCGACATCCTGGAGACAGCGCACCGCATCCTGCCACGGATAAAGGCCGAAGGTGCCGATATCATCATCGCGCTGGCCCATAGCGGCATCGGAAGCATCACATCGGGACCGGGCAGCGAGAATGCCGCGGCTGCACTGGCCGCCGTGCCGCAGATCGACGTCGTCATTGCCGGGCACGCACATCAGGTCTTTCCCGGACCGGATATCGCCGCACGGCTCGGCATCGACCCGGTTCTGGGCGCACTTTCCGGCAAGCCTGCCGTCATGCCCGGGGTCGGCGGCTCGCATCTGGGCCGGATCGACCTGCGACTTTGCCGCAAGGAGGGGCAAGGATGGCAGGTCTCGGGCTTTCTGACCCGCGCCGAAGCGGTCCCACAGGATATGCCCGTCGACAGGCGCATCATGGCAGCGGCCAGTGCCGCGCATCATGCCACGCGCCGCCGCCTTGGCGGGCGGGTCGGCCATTCCAGTTCGGCAATCTTCAGCCATGGCGCGTTGCTGGGTGCCGATCCCGGATTGCGACTGATCAACATGGCGCAGATGTGGTATGTCCGCCAAAGACTGTCGCGCGGAAGAAACCGCGACATTCCGGTGCTCTCGGCCGCAGCGCCCTATCGGGCCGGAGGTCGGGGCGGGCCGAATTTCTATACCGATATTCCGGCCGGCCCCCTGCGCCTGCGCAACCTGTCGGATCTTTATTGCTTTCCCAACCGCATCTGCGCACTGAAGATCACCGGCGCGCAGCTGGCCGACTGGCTGGAGCGCACCGCGTCGCTGTTCCGGAGAGTCAACCCCGGTCAGAAGGATGTACCCTTGGTCGACCCGGATTTCCCCGCCTATAATTTCGACCTGATCTCAGGAATTTCATGGCAGGTCGACCTGTCCCGTCCTGCCCGGTTCCATGCTGATGGTCGGCTTGCCGATCCCGCAGCTTTTCGGGTGACAGGATTGCGTCATCGTGGTCGCGCGGTCGACCCGGACGAAGCTTTCATTCTGGCGACCAATTCCTTCCGGTTGTCGGCCTGCGGGCTGTTCGAAGACATCACGCGTCAATGTGAACTGCTGTATGAGGGGCAGGCACATACCACCGACATTCTGCGCAACTATGTCCGACAGCGCCGTCATGTCGCGATGCAGGACAGAGGAAATTGGCAGTTTGTCCGGATGCCCGGCACCACAGCGCTGTTTCGGACCGGTCCCGGCGTGCTGAAACACCTCCATGCGCTGATCCGCCATCATGGCCGGGCAATCGAGGCCCTGGGCCGGGCCGAAGATGGTTTTCTGCGGCTTCGACTGCATCTGTGA
- a CDS encoding ribose-phosphate pyrophosphokinase, with product MPVMTEPKLISGNANKTLATSIARRMSMHRGMNVSLCDARVERFNDQEIFVEVYENVRGEDMYIVQPTSNPANDNLMELLIMADALKRSSAARITAVIPYFGYARQDRRAKARTPISAKLVANLLTEAGVDRVLTLDLHAAQIQGFFDIPVDNLYAAPVFALDVQHHFKGRMDDLMVVSPDVGGVARARELAARIGAPLSIVDKRREKAGEVAEMTVIGDVAGKACIIVDDICDTAGTLCKAAQVLTDNGATEVHAYITHGVLSGPAVERVSKSVMKSLVITDSIEPTEAVKAAPNIRIVPSAPMFTQAILNIWNGTSVSSLFETDTLLPIYEGLYSTI from the coding sequence ATGCCCGTCATGACCGAACCCAAGCTGATTTCTGGAAATGCGAACAAGACGCTTGCCACGTCGATCGCCCGACGCATGTCTATGCACCGGGGGATGAATGTCAGCCTGTGCGATGCGCGGGTCGAACGTTTCAACGATCAGGAAATCTTCGTCGAAGTTTATGAGAACGTCCGTGGCGAGGACATGTATATCGTCCAGCCGACCTCGAATCCCGCCAATGACAACCTGATGGAACTGCTGATCATGGCCGATGCGCTGAAGCGGTCCTCGGCAGCGCGCATCACGGCGGTGATTCCCTATTTCGGCTATGCGCGTCAGGATCGGCGCGCCAAGGCCCGCACCCCGATCAGCGCCAAGCTGGTGGCGAATCTGCTGACCGAGGCCGGGGTTGACCGGGTTCTGACGCTGGATCTTCACGCGGCACAGATTCAGGGCTTTTTCGATATTCCGGTGGATAACCTCTACGCGGCTCCGGTCTTCGCACTGGACGTGCAGCATCACTTCAAGGGTCGGATGGACGATCTGATGGTGGTATCGCCGGATGTTGGCGGTGTGGCCCGTGCGCGGGAACTGGCCGCCCGTATCGGCGCGCCCCTGTCGATCGTGGACAAGCGGCGCGAAAAGGCCGGGGAAGTGGCGGAAATGACCGTGATCGGCGATGTCGCCGGCAAGGCCTGCATCATCGTGGATGACATCTGCGACACGGCCGGCACGCTGTGCAAGGCCGCGCAGGTGCTGACCGATAATGGCGCCACCGAAGTTCACGCCTATATCACCCATGGCGTTCTCTCGGGCCCGGCGGTCGAGCGGGTGTCGAAATCGGTGATGAAATCACTGGTGATTACCGATTCGATCGAGCCGACCGAGGCTGTGAAGGCCGCACCCAATATCCGAATCGTGCCAAGCGCGCCAATGTTCACCCAGGCGATTCTGAATATCTGGAACGGCACTTCGGTCAGTTCGCTGTTCGAGACCGATACCCTGCTGCCTATCTATGAAGGGCTGTATTCGACCATCTGA
- a CDS encoding 2-hydroxychromene-2-carboxylate isomerase, which translates to MANIDYYLGTISPYCYLAANRLEEIAEKHGATINYKPVDLLQLFSRTGGVKPADRHPSRMEYRAQELTRWADHLNMPFKLNPAFWPCNAAPSSYAVIAAQRGGTGNVGALVQGFLRAVWAEDRNIADDAVIRDILSAHGFDPQLADSGLLVGAETYERNLEQAVNDGAFGAPFYVVRETGQRFWGQDRLDFLDRHLASL; encoded by the coding sequence ATGGCTAACATCGACTATTATCTGGGGACAATCAGCCCATATTGCTATCTGGCAGCGAACAGGCTGGAAGAAATCGCCGAAAAACACGGCGCAACCATCAATTACAAACCGGTTGACCTGTTGCAGCTGTTTTCGCGCACGGGCGGGGTCAAACCGGCGGATCGTCATCCCAGCCGCATGGAATACCGCGCGCAAGAGCTGACCCGGTGGGCCGACCATCTGAACATGCCCTTCAAGCTGAACCCGGCCTTCTGGCCCTGCAATGCGGCACCATCCTCTTATGCGGTGATCGCCGCACAGCGCGGCGGCACTGGCAATGTCGGGGCGCTTGTTCAGGGTTTCCTTCGCGCCGTCTGGGCCGAGGATCGCAATATCGCGGATGACGCGGTGATTCGCGATATCCTCTCCGCGCATGGCTTCGACCCGCAACTGGCCGATTCCGGTCTGCTGGTCGGTGCCGAAACCTATGAGCGCAATCTGGAACAGGCCGTCAATGACGGCGCATTCGGTGCGCCCTTCTATGTGGTGCGCGAAACCGGTCAGCGTTTCTGGGGACAGGACCGGCTTGATTTTCTGGACCGGCATCTGGCCAGCCTATGA
- a CDS encoding alpha/beta fold hydrolase has product MTGIHTRHWPGDSDRPALALHCMLASGSYWGAIAKRLEQRVDLHSFDMPGHGRSDDWQPKADDPDYHTAVTRMAASFINRPLDLIGHSMGATVALRIAVAAPEAVRSLTLIEPVLFAAAADTQQEARDREMGHLIAKGEMEQATRLFLATWGAQPYDKLPAAMQRQMCDRIGLVHSAGETLSHDHANLLRPGGLEAIDAPVLFISGERSPAVVHGIADALAARLPDVGRATVPAAGHMLPITHPDEVAGLVALNLDRA; this is encoded by the coding sequence ATGACCGGCATTCATACGCGTCATTGGCCGGGCGATTCCGATCGTCCGGCGCTTGCGCTGCACTGCATGTTGGCCAGTGGCAGCTATTGGGGTGCAATAGCCAAGCGTCTGGAGCAACGGGTGGATCTGCACAGCTTCGACATGCCGGGGCATGGTCGCAGCGATGACTGGCAGCCCAAGGCCGATGACCCGGATTACCACACGGCGGTCACGCGGATGGCGGCAAGCTTCATCAACCGCCCTCTCGATCTGATCGGCCACAGCATGGGGGCGACGGTCGCCCTGCGCATCGCTGTTGCCGCGCCAGAGGCCGTGCGCAGCCTGACATTGATCGAACCGGTGCTCTTTGCCGCCGCCGCCGACACCCAGCAAGAGGCCCGTGACCGCGAGATGGGCCACCTGATTGCCAAAGGTGAAATGGAGCAGGCCACGCGACTGTTTCTGGCCACCTGGGGTGCCCAGCCCTATGACAAACTGCCCGCAGCCATGCAGCGACAGATGTGCGACCGTATCGGGCTGGTCCATTCTGCCGGAGAAACCCTGAGCCACGATCACGCGAATCTTCTGCGCCCCGGTGGACTGGAAGCCATAGATGCGCCGGTTCTGTTCATTTCAGGAGAGCGCTCTCCGGCCGTGGTTCATGGCATCGCCGATGCGCTTGCCGCGCGCCTGCCCGATGTGGGGCGGGCCACTGTTCCTGCAGCCGGGCATATGCTGCCCATCACCCATCCCGATGAAGTCGCCGGGCTGGTCGCGCTGAATCTGGACCGGGCCTGA
- a CDS encoding H-type lectin domain-containing protein — MQLFSHSAVAVMQGSVLMFSAFQDDGPMWTDTGPRAERRQISFEKPFLAPPVVHVSCGMWDIDGRQNQRADISAENVTTTGFEIVFRTWGDTRVARIRAEWLAIGAMRHEDDFDL, encoded by the coding sequence ATGCAATTATTCAGCCATAGCGCTGTCGCCGTGATGCAGGGCAGTGTCCTGATGTTTTCCGCATTTCAGGACGATGGCCCCATGTGGACTGACACGGGGCCGCGCGCCGAGCGCAGGCAGATCTCGTTCGAAAAACCCTTCCTGGCACCTCCGGTCGTCCATGTTTCCTGCGGCATGTGGGATATCGACGGCAGACAGAACCAGCGCGCCGATATTTCGGCGGAGAATGTCACGACAACAGGTTTCGAGATCGTGTTTCGAACCTGGGGAGATACAAGGGTCGCGCGGATCCGTGCCGAATGGTTGGCCATTGGGGCCATGCGACACGAAGATGATTTCGATCTGTAG
- a CDS encoding F0F1 ATP synthase subunit epsilon yields MADTMQFDLVSPERRLVSVQVREVRLPGTDGDLTAMPGHAPTIVTLRPGLVTVLASDGTPSEFAVTGGFAEINHESVSLLAERGHPREELTQEVFNDLMADAHRKKKAIEQKHGSVGEEFVAAAVKLLADMEALGTHVGLDPNQASVPD; encoded by the coding sequence ATGGCCGATACCATGCAGTTCGACCTCGTGTCGCCCGAACGGAGACTCGTCTCCGTTCAGGTGCGCGAGGTGCGTCTGCCGGGCACTGACGGCGATCTGACCGCCATGCCCGGACATGCGCCGACGATCGTGACCCTGCGTCCGGGGCTTGTGACGGTGCTTGCCAGCGATGGCACGCCAAGCGAGTTCGCGGTGACCGGCGGTTTTGCGGAAATCAACCATGAATCCGTCAGCCTGCTGGCGGAGCGCGGTCACCCGCGTGAGGAACTGACCCAGGAAGTCTTCAACGACCTGATGGCCGATGCACATCGCAAGAAGAAGGCGATCGAGCAGAAGCATGGCAGCGTGGGCGAAGAATTCGTTGCCGCTGCGGTCAAGTTGCTGGCAGATATGGAAGCCCTTGGCACACATGTCGGGCTGGATCCGAACCAGGCCAGCGTTCCTGACTGA